CGCCCGCCCGATCGTGCGCGGCATCCGTTATCGCGGCGCCGCGACGGCCAGGCCGGCGCCCGGCGTACTGCGGGCGATCCGCGACGCCCGCGCGGTGATCATCGCGCCGAGCAATCCCTTCCTCAGCATCGGTCCGATGCTCGCGCTCCCGGGGATCCGCGCCGCACTGTCGGCGCGCCGGGGCCCGGTCGCCGCGGTCTCGCCGCTCGTCCGCGGCCGTGCGGTGACCGGCCCGCTCGCGCGCCTCCTGCGCCGCTTCGGCCATCCGGTCTCGTCCGTCGGCATCGCGCGGTGCTATCGACCCTTCCTCGACGCGCTCGTCATCGATCGCGGGGATCGTCGCGACGCCGTGGCGCTCGAACGCGAGGGCTGCCGCGCGGTCGTCGCCGACACGATCTTCTCCGCCCCACGCCGCGCGGTGCGGACGTCACGGGCGCTGCTCGCCGCCTTGGAGCTCGCGTGAGCATCCGTCGCGCGCCGCTCGAGTGCCACACGATCGAGACGCTGCCTCTCGTGCATCCCGGTGACGACCTGCCGGCGCTCCTCGCGCGAGCGATTCGATCCACGGGCCTCACGCTCGCCGCCTACGACATCGTCGCGGTCTGCCAGAAGGTCGTCTCCAAAGCCGAGGGCCGCATCGTCGACCTCGCCAACGTCACCCCCTCCGCGTTCGCAACCCGGATCGCGGAGAGCACGGGCAAGGACGCGCGCATCGTCGAGGTGATCCTGCGCGAGTCGACGCGGATCGTGAAGATGACGAGCGGCCACCTGATCTGCGAGACCGGCCCCGGGTGGATCTGCGCGAACGCCGGCGTCGACGAATCGAACGCGGAGCGTCCCGATTCCCTCACGCTCCTCCCGCACGACGCCGATGCCTCCGCCGAGGCCCTGCGCGCACGCTTGTCGGCCGATGCGGGAGGCGCGCCGATCGGCGTGGTCGTGACGGACACGTTCGGACGGCCGTGGCGGGACGGCCTCCTCGACGTCGCCCTCGGCGTCGCCGGCATCGGTGCCGTCCTGGACTACCGCGGCGCCACCGACCTGGGGGGCCGCGAGCTGCATCACACCGTGATCGCCCAGGCGGATGCGATCGCCGCGGCCGCGGGGCTCCTCATGGTGAAGGGGGCGGGGATCCCGGCGGTGGTGCTACGTGGCGTGTCGTGGGAACGGACGACGGGCCGCGGGCGCGACCTCATCCGACCTGCGGCGCTCGACCTCTTCCGCTGAGGCGGAAGGGCCGAGCGCCGGTGCGCCCCGACGACGGTGGGTCGGGCGCACTATCGCGGGCACGCGCGGAGGATCAGGACGACGGCTCGCGCTCGGCGCTGACGCGCGTCGCGGCCACTTCTTCTCGATTGGCGTCGAGAACGGCCCGCAGCACCGTTTCGAGCGCGGTGATCTCGCCGTTGACGGCCACCATGCTCTCGATCAACGCCAGCCAGCGCAGCGACGCCGGCTCCCCGGGATCCATCTCCGGACAGAGTGTCGCAACGCCGGTCGCGGCGCGCAGCAGTCCTTCGGAGGCGGATTCGAGGTGCTTGGCGATGTCGGTGAACGTTTCGCGGTCGATGATCATGCGGAGGCTCCTTCGGAGGGGTCGGTGGACCCGCGAATGTCCAAGAAGGGTGCCACGCGTCGACTGCTCCCGCCCTCGCCGGCGCGCGGGCGCGTCACGGGAGTAACGCGCCCCTTTCGCCAGAGGGCGCGCCGAGTTGCGGCGCCTCCACCCGCCGACGACCCCGCGAAGAACCGCGCGGCCCACATAGCGCCCCGCGCCTCGGCGTCGGATCGCCGAATCATGCATTTCGGCGGCATCACTCCGTGCGATGCAATCTCGCAGGATCGCGGCCCCGAGCGTCGAACGGATGCCGCTCCCGCGCGACCCGTCCTCAGACCGGAAACGACGCCGACGGATGCTCGGACGACGAGGGCGGCATCGGCAGCGTGAGCCGACCGACGCCTTCGAGCCGTCGGCTGTCGGCAAGCCGGCGCTCGAGCCCGGCGAGGTCGCTCGCCGCCGGTCCCGCCAGGATCACGCGCTCCCGGCCGCCCCGACCACGGCGAGCCAAGGTCACGCATCCCATCTCGGCGAAGCGATTGAGCGCGTTGGCGAACGTCACCGCCGAATTCCCCTCCGCACGCCGCGTCTGCCCGAGCAACTGATGCATGATGAAGCTCTTCCGCATGCGCGCGATCGCCGCCTTCTGGAGGAGCCCGTCCGCCTCCAGGTCGAGCAGCGTCTTCGCCACGATCCAATACGCTTCGCGGAAGCTGTCGAGGATCCCGTCACCGAAGACCAGCAGCACGTGCGCCATGTTGACGTAGGCGCCCTCGATCGCGCCTCGCGCCGTGAAGTACGCCAGCGTGTCGTCGATCTCGGCCGCCACCGCCTCGCGTTCCGGCAAGGCGAACTCCCAGCGGAACAGCTCGAGCCACCACCACACGGTCTCGCGCAGTTCGGAGCGCGGCACGCCTCGACGGAGCGCGTGCGCGATCAGCGACGGAATCAGGAAGAAGTGGATCGTGTTGTTCTTGTAGAAATCGAGGATCAACCGCTTCTCGGGCGGCGCGTGGATGATGTCGCCGTCACGATCCTTCATCCATTCGATCAGCTTGCCGTTCTGGAGGAAATTCAGGCTTTCGTAGAAGTTCGCGATGTTGCGCTGCAACGATGCCGTGAGCGCCACGCGCTTGTGGATGAGCAGCTCCGTCAACGCCCGTGCGGCGACCGCGAACTCCCCGTAGCGGATCGCCGCCTCCGGCGCCGCGAGCAGCACCGTCGACGATACGGAGGTCGCGCCGGCGACCGCGACGTCGTTGACCGACCGCAGGAGGCGGAATCCGAGCTTCTGGATGAAATGCCGCTTCTCCTCCTCGATCGCCGGGTCCGCGACGGCGCGTTGGAATCGCCCGCGCCGCTCCCCGAGCGCCGCGTCGAGCGAGATCGGCGCGGCGAACGTGACGTAGACCGTTCCGTACTTCTGGCGCAGGACCCTCCGGGCCTTCAGCAAGGCGCCGAAGGACTCCCGCTCCTTCTGTCCCCCCAGCAACTCCTCCTTGTACGCCTCCTCCTCCACGATGCGCCCGTAGTGAATGGAAACCGGCACGAGATAGAGATCACGGCGTACGCCGTCCACGAAGACGTTCACGATCGCCGAGAGCATCCCGAGCTTCGGCGTGAGGATCTTGCCCGTCCGGCTGCGCCCCCCCTCGATGAAGAACTCCTGCGTATAGCCCTCGCGGATCAGGTACTCGAGGTACTTTCGAAAGACCGTCTTGTAGAGCGGGTTTCCCTCGAAGGTGCGACGGATGAAATACGCGCCCGCCCCGCGGAAGAACGGACCCAGCGGCCAGAACGCCATGTTGATGCCCGCAGCGATGTGCGGCGGCGACAGCGCGTTCTCGTGAAAAATGTACGACAAGATCAGATAGTCGAAGTGGCTCCGGTGACACGGAACCAGCACGATCGGGTGCTGCTTGACCGTATCGACGACCCGCTCGAGTCCGCGCACCTCGAGGCCGCTGAACATCCGGTACCACGCGCGGTGGAAGAGGAACGCCAGCGCCGCGAAATAGTACCCGTGGAAGTTGGCCGCGATCTCGTCGAAGTAGCCTCGCGCCTCCTTGATCGTCTTCTCGACCGACGTCTTTCGCTCGGCGGCGATGCTGCGCACGACCTCCTGGACGTCGTCGGAATCGAGGACCATCTCCCGCACCTGACGCTTCGAGCGGAGGGTGGGTCCCCACACGAGCCGCTCTTCACGATAGAGGAAGATCTGCAGCGCGCGCGTCAGACGCCGTACGATGCGATCCTCCCCTTCATCGCGGTACTCCGTCATGAAGGCGTTCAGCGGGATCTCCGCGCCGACCGAGATGCTGAGATCGCGCGCGTTCCAGTAGTAGGTCACGAGCTTCTTCACGTCGCTCGGGGCCTCGTGCACGCTGTACACGAAGCTCGCGAGGCGCGACCCCTTCCTCCGCAATCCCGAACCTCGGAAGATGGCGAGGGGCACGAGGACCACGGGCTGCTCCTTCCCCCAGAGGCCGTGCACGATCTCGCGGAGGTAGTCGGCCCCGCGGCGCGTCTCGAGCGCCGCGCGCACGCCCCGCCCGCGTGTCCCCGCGGCGCCGCGGCTGCTGCGGATGAAGAGCAGGACCGAGCGGCCGCTCGCGGTCAGGCGCGCCGCGAGGTCGCGCTCGCGCGCCTCCCGATCCCGCGGAACGGTGCCGAGGGACCGCAACCTCCGCCATGCCCCGCGCAGGACGTCGCTCAGCCGGCGCAGCCACACCGAGGAGATGTCGTTGGCGAAGAGCGGCAGCGGCAGGCCTTCGCGCAGCAGCAGATGGTTCACGAGGAAGTAGTCGACGAGCGACCGATACCGCATCACGTAGACGAGCGTGCCCTGCTCGGCGAGCCGGCGCAGCCGAGCGATGTCCTCGGGATCGACCTGCACATGGCGAAAGGCCCGCCGCGCGAACAGATTCGCGAAGAACCCGAACTGCCGGCTCATCGCCGAACGATGCCGCCCCTCGTCCTCGCGGGCCGAGCTCACGGGTGCATCCTCGGGCACCGTCTGCGGTTGGCTCATGACCCCCGCTCGATCCTCACGTGTAGCGTTCGAGCTTGCGGCGTTTCAGCTCGTCCACGACCCGGCGGACGTCTTGCGCGCGGTCGCGGTGACAGACCAGGATCGCGTCCGGCGTGTCGACGACGATGACGTCGTCGAGGCCGACGACGGCGACCAACCGCCCGTTGCCGAAGACGACGGCCCGCGCAGCGTCCACGGACACGACGTGGCGCGAAGCCGCGGCACCGTCGAGCGTCGCGAGCGCCGTCCAACTCCCGACGTCGCTCCATCCGAACTCGCCCGCGACGACGAGCACGTCGCGCGCGTGCTCCATGACACCGTAGTCGATCGAGACCGCCGGCAAGCCCCCATACGCGCGCGCCACGGCACCGGCACGCCGGGCGCCGGGTTGCGCCATCGCCGCCCGCAAGGGCCCCATCACCTCCGGCAGCAGCTCGTCCATGAGCCCGAGCAGCGTGGTCGTCCGCCACGCGAACATGCCGCTGTTCCAGAGATACCGTC
The sequence above is a segment of the Deltaproteobacteria bacterium genome. Coding sequences within it:
- the cofE gene encoding coenzyme F420-0:L-glutamate ligase, with the protein product MRRAPLECHTIETLPLVHPGDDLPALLARAIRSTGLTLAAYDIVAVCQKVVSKAEGRIVDLANVTPSAFATRIAESTGKDARIVEVILRESTRIVKMTSGHLICETGPGWICANAGVDESNAERPDSLTLLPHDADASAEALRARLSADAGGAPIGVVVTDTFGRPWRDGLLDVALGVAGIGAVLDYRGATDLGGRELHHTVIAQADAIAAAAGLLMVKGAGIPAVVLRGVSWERTTGRGRDLIRPAALDLFR
- a CDS encoding 1-acyl-sn-glycerol-3-phosphate acyltransferase, whose protein sequence is MSQPQTVPEDAPVSSAREDEGRHRSAMSRQFGFFANLFARRAFRHVQVDPEDIARLRRLAEQGTLVYVMRYRSLVDYFLVNHLLLREGLPLPLFANDISSVWLRRLSDVLRGAWRRLRSLGTVPRDREARERDLAARLTASGRSVLLFIRSSRGAAGTRGRGVRAALETRRGADYLREIVHGLWGKEQPVVLVPLAIFRGSGLRRKGSRLASFVYSVHEAPSDVKKLVTYYWNARDLSISVGAEIPLNAFMTEYRDEGEDRIVRRLTRALQIFLYREERLVWGPTLRSKRQVREMVLDSDDVQEVVRSIAAERKTSVEKTIKEARGYFDEIAANFHGYYFAALAFLFHRAWYRMFSGLEVRGLERVVDTVKQHPIVLVPCHRSHFDYLILSYIFHENALSPPHIAAGINMAFWPLGPFFRGAGAYFIRRTFEGNPLYKTVFRKYLEYLIREGYTQEFFIEGGRSRTGKILTPKLGMLSAIVNVFVDGVRRDLYLVPVSIHYGRIVEEEAYKEELLGGQKERESFGALLKARRVLRQKYGTVYVTFAAPISLDAALGERRGRFQRAVADPAIEEEKRHFIQKLGFRLLRSVNDVAVAGATSVSSTVLLAAPEAAIRYGEFAVAARALTELLIHKRVALTASLQRNIANFYESLNFLQNGKLIEWMKDRDGDIIHAPPEKRLILDFYKNNTIHFFLIPSLIAHALRRGVPRSELRETVWWWLELFRWEFALPEREAVAAEIDDTLAYFTARGAIEGAYVNMAHVLLVFGDGILDSFREAYWIVAKTLLDLEADGLLQKAAIARMRKSFIMHQLLGQTRRAEGNSAVTFANALNRFAEMGCVTLARRGRGGRERVILAGPAASDLAGLERRLADSRRLEGVGRLTLPMPPSSSEHPSASFPV